The Choloepus didactylus isolate mChoDid1 chromosome 13, mChoDid1.pri, whole genome shotgun sequence genome contains a region encoding:
- the LOC119508217 gene encoding pterin-4-alpha-carbinolamine dehydratase-like, producing the protein MAGKAHRLSAEERDQLLPNLRAVGWNELEGRDAIFKQFHFKDFNRAFGFMTRVALQAEKLDHHLEWFNVYNKVHITLSTHECAGLSERDINLASFIVQVAVSMA; encoded by the coding sequence ATGGCTGGCAAAGCACACAGGCTAAGTGCTGAGGAGAGGGACCAACTGTTGCCAAACCTGAGGGCTGTGGGGTGGAATGAGCTGGAAGGCCGCGATGCCATCTTCAAGCAGTTCCATTTCAAAGACTTCAATAGGGCGTTTGGGTTCATGACAAGAGTGGCCCTGCAGGCTGAGAAACTGGATCACCATCTTGAATGGTTTAATGTGTACAATAAGGTTCACATCACCCTGAGCACCCATGAGTGTGCAGGCCTTTCAGAACGGGACATAAACTTGGCCAGCTTCATCGTACAAGTAGCAGTGTCCATGGCATAG